The Deinococcus koreensis genome window below encodes:
- the pyrR gene encoding bifunctional pyr operon transcriptional regulator/uracil phosphoribosyltransferase PyrR, with the protein MAPKATILSADEIRRGLTRIAHEIVERNKGAHDLAIIGVHTRGIPIAARLAAKLSELEGVEIPTGMLDITLYRDDLSEVAHQPIIRETHVPFDIARRRVILVDDVLYTGRTVRAALDALIDLGRPLGIQLAVLIDRGHRELPIRADYVGKNLPTAKSEVVKVKLQETDGVDIVELWDLEDVK; encoded by the coding sequence GTGGCGCCTAAGGCCACCATCCTCTCGGCCGACGAGATCCGGCGCGGGCTGACGCGCATCGCGCATGAGATCGTGGAGCGCAACAAGGGCGCGCACGATCTGGCGATCATCGGCGTGCACACGCGCGGCATTCCCATCGCGGCGCGGCTGGCGGCCAAGCTGAGCGAGCTGGAGGGCGTGGAGATCCCCACCGGGATGCTCGACATCACCCTGTACCGCGACGACCTCAGTGAGGTGGCGCACCAGCCGATCATCCGCGAGACGCACGTGCCCTTCGACATCGCCCGGCGCCGGGTGATCCTGGTGGACGACGTGCTGTACACCGGCCGCACCGTGCGCGCCGCGCTGGACGCCCTGATCGACCTCGGCAGGCCGCTGGGCATCCAGCTCGCCGTGCTGATCGACCGCGGCCACCGCGAGCTGCCCATCCGCGCCGACTACGTGGGCAAGAACCTGCCGACCGCCAAGAGCGAGGTCGTGAAGGTCAAGCTGCAGGAAACGGACGGCGTGGACATCGTGGAACTCTGGGATCTGGAGGACGTGAAGTGA
- a CDS encoding Hsp20/alpha crystallin family protein — protein MMRFDPFREIEELTQRMDRAFGQGNGTARLAPPVDVHEDEQGLELTLDLPGVQPESIQIEAENQTLTVQAERKYSRIEGRTAHRVERAYGTLARTFSVPAKYDLTKVEADFDHGTLTIRVPRSEAAQKRAVSVRTGGQLSAPKTVDAGQADAPRAEAGQQA, from the coding sequence ATGATGCGATTTGATCCCTTCCGTGAAATCGAAGAACTGACCCAGCGCATGGATCGCGCCTTCGGGCAGGGCAACGGCACCGCCCGCCTCGCCCCGCCCGTGGACGTCCACGAGGACGAGCAGGGCCTGGAACTGACGCTCGATCTGCCCGGCGTGCAGCCCGAGTCCATCCAGATCGAGGCCGAGAACCAGACCCTGACCGTGCAGGCCGAGCGCAAGTACTCGCGCATCGAGGGCCGCACCGCCCACCGGGTCGAGCGCGCCTACGGCACCCTGGCCCGCACCTTCAGCGTGCCCGCCAAGTACGATCTGACCAAGGTCGAGGCCGATTTCGACCACGGCACCCTGACCATCAGGGTGCCCCGCTCGGAAGCCGCCCAGAAGCGCGCGGTGTCCGTGCGTACGGGTGGGCAGCTCAGCGCTCCCAAGACCGTGGACGCGGGACAGGCCGACGCCCCCAGGGCGGAAGCGGGCCAGCAGGCGTAA
- a CDS encoding aspartate carbamoyltransferase catalytic subunit — MSAATTTTSARPRHLLDFTEWSPERLNAILDNADTMLQVLDRPVKKVPALQGMTVCTAFFESSTRTRTSFELAARRMSADVMTFAAGASSASKGESLRDTVEVLTQYKVDAYIVRHHAAGAAHLVARYSGKPVINAGDGRRAHPTQALLDAYTIRQEFGSLEGKTVAILGDVRHSRVARSNAELLPKLGAKVVLCGPATLLPAELGTLPGVTLTSDPQAAVRGAHAVMALRLQQERMGGGFLGSLQEYADTYQVNEGLMQEAESGAIVLHPGPMNRDVEISHEAADGPRSRILKQVENGQAIRMSVLYHLLVGRE; from the coding sequence GTGAGCGCCGCGACCACGACCACCTCCGCCCGCCCGCGCCACCTGCTGGACTTCACCGAGTGGTCGCCCGAGCGCCTGAACGCCATTCTGGACAACGCCGACACCATGCTGCAGGTGCTCGACCGGCCCGTAAAGAAGGTGCCGGCCCTGCAGGGCATGACGGTCTGCACGGCGTTCTTCGAGAGCTCCACGCGCACCCGCACCAGTTTCGAACTCGCCGCCCGCCGCATGAGCGCCGACGTGATGACCTTCGCCGCTGGCGCCAGCTCCGCCAGCAAGGGCGAGAGCCTGCGCGACACGGTCGAGGTGCTCACGCAGTACAAGGTGGACGCCTACATCGTGCGCCACCACGCCGCCGGGGCCGCGCATCTGGTCGCCCGCTACAGCGGCAAGCCGGTCATCAACGCGGGCGACGGCCGCCGCGCCCACCCCACCCAGGCGCTGCTCGACGCCTACACCATCCGGCAGGAGTTCGGCTCGCTGGAGGGCAAAACCGTGGCGATCCTGGGCGACGTGCGGCACAGCCGCGTGGCCCGCTCCAACGCCGAGCTGCTGCCGAAACTGGGCGCGAAGGTGGTGCTGTGCGGCCCGGCCACGCTGCTGCCCGCCGAACTGGGCACGCTCCCCGGCGTGACGCTCACCAGCGACCCGCAGGCGGCCGTGCGCGGCGCCCACGCGGTCATGGCCCTGCGGCTGCAGCAGGAGCGCATGGGCGGCGGCTTCCTGGGCAGCCTGCAGGAATACGCCGACACGTACCAGGTGAACGAGGGGCTGATGCAGGAGGCCGAAAGCGGCGCCATCGTGCTGCACCCCGGCCCCATGAACCGCGACGTGGAGATCAGTCATGAAGCCGCCGACGGCCCGCGCAGCCGCATCCTGAAGCAGGTCGAGAACGGCCAGGCGATCCGCATGAGCGTGCTGTACCACCTGCTGGTGGGACGGGAGTAA
- a CDS encoding peptidylprolyl isomerase, whose product MNRTFPRAALSALLLTGAALAQTTPAPTTPAQSPSTQTPSTQTVPAPAFKPLPFLSQTPVRAFKEPGWVVDPAKTYRAVLQTSKGDVTVELYPRVAPKAVNNFVFLALNHFYDGTRFHRVIDGFMAQGGDGLSADPAQRARWGTGSPGYGFFVELDEGLKFDAAGVLAMARAQSYFSQGSQFFVTLAPADFLNGNYTIFGRVVAGQDVLAKLTRTARSGAQGEQAIPDAQPDVLRGVQILSSP is encoded by the coding sequence ATGAACCGTACGTTTCCCCGCGCGGCCCTGAGCGCCCTGCTGCTGACCGGCGCCGCCCTGGCCCAGACCACCCCGGCCCCGACCACTCCGGCCCAGAGCCCTTCAACCCAGACACCCTCAACCCAGACGGTGCCCGCCCCCGCCTTCAAGCCCCTCCCCTTCCTGTCTCAGACGCCGGTTCGCGCGTTCAAGGAGCCCGGCTGGGTGGTCGATCCGGCGAAGACCTACCGCGCCGTGCTGCAGACCAGCAAGGGCGACGTGACGGTGGAACTGTACCCCCGGGTCGCGCCCAAGGCGGTCAACAACTTCGTGTTCCTGGCGCTGAACCACTTCTACGACGGCACGCGCTTTCACCGGGTCATCGACGGCTTCATGGCGCAGGGGGGCGACGGCCTGAGCGCCGATCCCGCCCAGCGCGCCCGCTGGGGCACGGGCAGCCCGGGCTACGGCTTTTTCGTCGAACTGGACGAGGGCCTGAAGTTCGATGCCGCCGGAGTGCTGGCGATGGCCCGCGCGCAGAGCTACTTCTCGCAGGGCAGCCAGTTCTTCGTCACGCTGGCTCCGGCGGACTTCCTGAACGGCAACTACACCATCTTCGGACGGGTCGTGGCCGGGCAGGACGTGCTGGCGAAACTGACCCGCACCGCCAGGAGCGGTGCCCAGGGAGAACAGGCCATCCCGGACGCCCAGCCGGATGTCCTGCGGGGAGTGCAGATCCTCAGCTCGCCCTGA
- a CDS encoding transcriptional regulator yields MPKKERKRLQVVISDEQDALLTRTAYELSSPERLISKSEVVRLAIEKIAKELGEGAQLEDYRAILEADTIHDEG; encoded by the coding sequence ATGCCCAAGAAGGAACGCAAACGTCTACAGGTCGTGATCAGCGATGAGCAGGACGCCCTCCTGACCCGGACCGCCTACGAACTGTCGAGCCCCGAACGCCTGATCAGCAAGAGCGAGGTCGTGCGCCTGGCCATCGAGAAGATCGCCAAGGAACTCGGCGAGGGCGCCCAGCTGGAGGACTACCGGGCGATCCTGGAAGCCGACACGATCCACGACGAGGGCTGA
- the murA gene encoding UDP-N-acetylglucosamine 1-carboxyvinyltransferase, whose amino-acid sequence MQLTPLHIKGGRPLAGTVAAQHSKNAALPIIVASLLSREKVTLHGIPRLSDVYTILDLMHHLGTQHAWVGENSLELHTPEILNTDAPYALVSKMRASFIVLGAILARAGRATVSMPGGCAWGPRPVDQHVKALRALGAEMTEDGGNFDARRSGSLSGTFQFELLTVGGTHNSILAATLGDGVVTLENASIDTDVVDMIEFLNALGADIQGAGTNTVVIRGVEALRGGEYTVIPDRIEAGTFMIMAAATRSRVTLTNIRPDHLRAVSLKLQEMGVEITEGEGTVTVDATVRELRPVNITTQSYPGFPTDLQPQMSALLATVPGTSVVQDPVYPDRLTHVAELHRMGANITVSGYTQVIQGGALHAAPVKAADLRAGAALIIAALTAESETVIDGVQYLNRGYERLVERLRGLGVDVHQPDMALAMD is encoded by the coding sequence ATGCAACTCACCCCACTGCACATCAAGGGAGGCCGCCCGCTCGCGGGGACGGTCGCGGCTCAGCACAGCAAGAACGCGGCGCTGCCGATCATCGTGGCCAGCCTCCTGAGCCGTGAGAAGGTGACCCTGCATGGCATCCCCCGGCTGTCGGACGTGTACACCATCCTGGATCTGATGCACCACCTGGGCACGCAGCACGCCTGGGTCGGCGAGAACTCCCTGGAACTGCACACCCCGGAGATCCTGAACACCGACGCGCCCTACGCGCTGGTCAGCAAGATGCGCGCCAGCTTCATCGTGCTGGGCGCCATCCTGGCCCGTGCCGGACGCGCGACCGTGAGTATGCCCGGCGGCTGCGCCTGGGGGCCGCGCCCGGTGGATCAGCACGTGAAGGCCCTGCGGGCCCTGGGCGCCGAGATGACCGAGGACGGCGGCAACTTCGATGCCCGGCGCAGCGGGTCGCTCAGCGGCACCTTCCAGTTCGAGCTGCTGACCGTGGGCGGCACCCACAACTCCATCCTGGCCGCCACCCTGGGCGACGGCGTGGTCACCCTGGAGAACGCCTCCATCGACACCGACGTGGTGGACATGATCGAGTTCCTGAACGCTCTGGGGGCCGACATCCAGGGCGCGGGCACCAACACCGTCGTCATCCGGGGGGTGGAGGCCCTGCGCGGCGGCGAATACACGGTGATTCCCGACCGCATCGAGGCCGGCACCTTCATGATCATGGCGGCCGCCACGCGCAGCCGGGTCACGCTGACCAACATCCGCCCCGACCATCTGCGCGCCGTGAGCCTGAAACTGCAGGAGATGGGAGTGGAGATCACCGAGGGTGAGGGCACGGTCACCGTGGACGCCACCGTGCGCGAACTCAGGCCCGTGAACATCACCACCCAGAGCTACCCCGGCTTCCCCACGGATCTGCAGCCCCAGATGAGCGCGCTGCTGGCCACCGTGCCCGGCACCAGCGTCGTGCAGGATCCGGTCTACCCCGACCGCCTGACGCACGTGGCCGAGCTGCACCGCATGGGCGCGAACATCACGGTCAGCGGCTACACCCAGGTCATCCAGGGGGGGGCGCTGCACGCCGCGCCGGTCAAGGCCGCCGACCTGCGGGCGGGCGCCGCCCTGATCATCGCCGCGCTGACCGCCGAGAGCGAGACCGTGATCGACGGTGTGCAGTACCTCAACCGGGGCTACGAACGCCTCGTCGAGCGCCTGCGCGGCCTGGGTGTGGACGTGCACCAGCCGGACATGGCCCTGGCGATGGACTGA
- a CDS encoding dihydroorotase → MTITITNIKRIGSDQTESVTIENGTIKGWNLPAEGETIDGQGGTVAPAFTELHAHLREPGQTEKEDLSSGLAAAAAGGYGTVVSMPNTSPVVDDPAIVRSLIQKAQGLGFARLRPAAALTRGQQGEALAELTYLKEAGAAMFTDDGRTNENARTLRLGLETAASLGMVVSVHAEDASLRADGVMNEGAVSEALGLPGNPAAAEAARVARDIEIVAGLHAQGRPARLHIQHLSTARALDLVREAKKRGLSVTCEVCPHHLTLTDEALRSFDAIYKVAPPLRTQADAEHLLEGLRDGSVDCLATDHAPHTRAEKERDLLEAPSGIAYIELAFPLMYTRFGESLGLERIIELMTTAPARVMGWPEPSLEAGAPADLVVLDLETERTVEPATFRSKAKFTPWAGESLKGWPLLTVVDGKVAYRRV, encoded by the coding sequence ATGACCATCACCATCACCAACATCAAACGCATCGGCTCGGATCAGACCGAATCCGTGACCATCGAGAACGGCACCATCAAGGGCTGGAATCTTCCCGCCGAGGGCGAGACCATCGACGGCCAGGGCGGCACCGTCGCCCCCGCCTTCACCGAACTGCACGCGCACCTGCGGGAGCCGGGGCAGACCGAGAAGGAAGACCTTTCCAGCGGGCTCGCGGCAGCGGCGGCGGGCGGGTACGGCACGGTCGTGTCGATGCCCAACACGTCGCCGGTCGTGGATGATCCGGCGATCGTACGTTCGCTGATCCAGAAGGCACAGGGGCTGGGCTTCGCGCGGCTGCGGCCGGCGGCGGCGCTGACCAGGGGGCAACAGGGCGAGGCGCTGGCCGAACTGACCTACCTGAAGGAAGCGGGCGCGGCCATGTTCACCGACGACGGGCGCACCAATGAGAACGCGCGTACGCTGCGGCTGGGGCTGGAAACGGCCGCGAGCCTGGGCATGGTCGTCTCGGTGCACGCCGAGGACGCCTCTCTACGTGCCGATGGCGTGATGAACGAGGGCGCCGTGTCCGAGGCGCTGGGGCTGCCCGGCAACCCGGCGGCGGCGGAAGCGGCGCGCGTGGCCCGCGATATCGAGATCGTGGCGGGACTGCATGCGCAGGGGCGCCCGGCGCGGCTGCACATCCAACACCTGTCTACGGCCCGCGCGCTCGATCTGGTGCGCGAGGCGAAGAAGCGCGGCCTGAGCGTGACCTGCGAGGTCTGCCCCCACCACCTGACCCTGACCGACGAGGCGCTGCGGAGTTTCGACGCCATCTACAAGGTCGCCCCGCCCCTGCGGACGCAGGCCGACGCCGAGCACCTGCTGGAAGGGCTGCGCGACGGCTCCGTGGACTGCCTCGCCACGGATCACGCGCCGCACACCCGCGCCGAGAAGGAGCGCGATCTGCTGGAGGCACCCAGCGGGATCGCCTACATCGAACTGGCCTTTCCGCTGATGTACACGCGCTTTGGAGAATCGCTGGGGCTGGAGAGGATCATCGAGCTGATGACCACCGCGCCCGCCCGCGTGATGGGCTGGCCCGAGCCGTCGCTGGAGGCTGGCGCCCCCGCCGATCTGGTGGTGCTCGATCTGGAGACGGAACGTACAGTCGAGCCCGCCACCTTCAGGAGCAAGGCGAAGTTCACGCCCTGGGCCGGCGAGAGCCTGAAGGGCTGGCCGCTGCTGACCGTGGTGGATGGGAAGGTGGCGTACAGGAGGGTCTAA
- the ald gene encoding alanine dehydrogenase: MHIGLPKEIKVKENRVALTPGGVGTLVRRGHTVTVERGAGVGSGIQDHEYEQAGARLGSAAEAWAAQMVVKVKEPIASEYGYLRGDLLLFTYLHLAADRELTHALLAAGTTGVAYETVQVEDGSLPLLTPMSEVAGRLSVQAGAYHLQKPVGGRGVLLGGVPGVQPGHVTIIGGGVVGTNAAKMAMGLGAKVTILDVSQRRLAYLDDVFFGKLTTMMSSEANIRALLPDTDLLIGGVLIPGAKAPHLVTRDMLGLMPEGSVIVDVAVDQGGCVETIHATTHDDPTYVVDGVIHYGVANMPGAVPRTSTFALTNQTLPYALLLADHGVGALGRNAALGLGLNTHQGKLTYQGVADALELDFVEPQLALA, translated from the coding sequence ATGCATATCGGACTGCCCAAGGAAATCAAGGTCAAGGAAAACCGCGTCGCCCTCACGCCGGGCGGGGTCGGCACACTGGTGCGGCGCGGGCACACGGTCACGGTCGAGCGCGGCGCGGGCGTGGGCAGCGGCATTCAGGATCACGAGTACGAGCAGGCGGGCGCCCGCCTGGGCAGCGCGGCCGAGGCGTGGGCCGCCCAGATGGTCGTGAAGGTCAAGGAGCCCATCGCCAGTGAATACGGCTACCTGCGGGGCGACCTGCTGCTGTTCACCTACCTGCACCTGGCCGCGGACCGTGAGCTGACCCACGCCCTGCTGGCGGCGGGCACCACCGGCGTCGCCTACGAGACCGTGCAGGTCGAGGACGGCAGCCTGCCCCTGCTGACCCCCATGAGCGAGGTCGCCGGCCGCCTGAGCGTGCAGGCGGGCGCGTACCACCTGCAGAAGCCGGTGGGCGGCCGCGGCGTGCTGCTGGGGGGCGTGCCCGGCGTGCAGCCCGGTCACGTCACCATCATCGGCGGAGGCGTGGTGGGTACCAACGCGGCCAAGATGGCGATGGGCCTGGGCGCCAAGGTCACCATCCTGGACGTCTCGCAGCGCCGGCTGGCCTACCTCGACGACGTGTTCTTCGGCAAGCTGACCACCATGATGAGCAGCGAGGCCAACATCCGCGCCCTGCTGCCCGACACCGATCTGCTGATCGGCGGCGTGCTGATCCCCGGTGCCAAGGCCCCGCACCTCGTGACCCGCGACATGCTGGGCCTGATGCCTGAGGGCTCCGTGATCGTGGACGTGGCGGTGGATCAGGGCGGCTGCGTGGAGACCATCCACGCCACCACCCACGACGACCCCACCTACGTGGTGGACGGCGTGATCCACTACGGCGTGGCGAACATGCCGGGCGCCGTGCCGCGCACCAGCACCTTCGCCCTGACCAACCAGACCCTGCCCTACGCCCTGCTGCTGGCCGACCACGGGGTCGGCGCGCTGGGCAGGAACGCCGCGCTGGGGCTGGGCCTGAACACCCACCAGGGCAAACTGACCTACCAGGGCGTGGCCGACGCGCTGGAGCTGGACTTCGTGGAGCCGCAGCTGGCTCTGGCGTAG
- a CDS encoding Lrp/AsnC family transcriptional regulator codes for MSQETLDAIDRQILGILQEDARKPNTELADEIGLTPAPTLRRVRRLEEEGIIQRYVALLDPKKVGRELMVLVRVTLDKQTKAGFEDFARQMQARPEVLECFLCLGDIDYLLKVCVPDLDAYQHFLVNTLAAIPGVRNTASTIVVKQEKYTTRLPLD; via the coding sequence ATGTCCCAGGAAACCCTCGACGCCATCGACCGCCAGATCCTGGGCATCCTGCAGGAGGACGCCCGCAAGCCCAACACCGAACTCGCCGACGAGATCGGCCTGACGCCGGCCCCCACCCTGCGCCGGGTGCGGCGGCTGGAGGAGGAAGGCATCATCCAGCGCTACGTGGCCCTGCTCGACCCGAAGAAGGTGGGGCGCGAGCTGATGGTGCTCGTGCGGGTCACGCTGGACAAGCAGACCAAGGCCGGTTTCGAGGACTTCGCCCGCCAGATGCAGGCCCGCCCCGAGGTGCTGGAGTGCTTCCTGTGCCTGGGCGACATCGACTACCTGCTGAAAGTCTGCGTGCCCGACCTGGACGCCTACCAGCACTTTCTGGTGAACACCCTGGCGGCCATTCCCGGCGTGCGGAACACCGCCAGCACCATCGTGGTCAAGCAGGAGAAGTACACCACCCGCCTGCCGCTGGACTGA
- a CDS encoding aldo/keto reductase: protein MEQREFGETGLRVSVLGLGAGQLGAGSLSEDQAGTLLNRALDLGITLVDTARGYGLSEERIGRHLAHRRDDFILSSKGGYGAEGAEDWTPQAIRLGIEQALRRLRVDWIDIFHLHSCPLETLHRDELLAALDDARQSGLIRVAAYSGENEALAFAAQSGRFGSLETSVNLADQWSRHSVLPTATGRGLGVIAKRPIANAAWRFQERPVGEYAETYWERLGVLDLNAVRQGAGLEWDEFALRFAAFVPGVHSAIVGTASVANLERNVRLVEGGPLPLDVLTHVEAAWDRHGRGWGGEV from the coding sequence ATGGAACAGCGGGAATTTGGCGAAACGGGACTCAGGGTCAGTGTGCTGGGGCTGGGGGCCGGGCAGCTCGGCGCCGGGAGCCTCAGCGAGGATCAGGCGGGCACGCTGCTCAACCGCGCGCTCGATCTGGGGATCACCCTGGTCGATACGGCGCGCGGCTACGGGCTGAGCGAGGAGCGCATCGGGCGGCATCTGGCGCATCGCCGCGACGATTTCATCCTGAGTTCCAAGGGCGGCTACGGCGCCGAGGGGGCCGAGGACTGGACACCGCAGGCCATCCGGCTCGGCATCGAGCAGGCCCTGCGGCGGCTGCGGGTGGACTGGATCGACATCTTCCACCTGCACTCGTGCCCGCTGGAGACCCTGCACCGTGACGAGCTGCTGGCCGCCCTGGACGACGCCCGGCAGTCCGGCCTGATCCGCGTGGCGGCCTACAGCGGCGAGAACGAGGCCCTGGCCTTCGCCGCGCAGTCCGGCCGCTTCGGCTCGCTGGAAACGAGCGTGAATCTCGCCGACCAGTGGAGCCGCCACTCCGTGCTGCCCACGGCCACCGGGCGCGGCCTGGGCGTGATCGCCAAGCGCCCCATCGCCAACGCGGCGTGGCGTTTCCAGGAGCGGCCGGTGGGCGAGTACGCCGAAACCTACTGGGAGCGTCTGGGCGTGCTCGACCTGAACGCCGTGCGCCAGGGCGCGGGCCTGGAGTGGGACGAGTTCGCGCTGCGCTTCGCGGCCTTCGTACCCGGCGTCCACAGCGCCATCGTGGGCACGGCCAGCGTCGCCAACCTGGAGCGCAACGTGCGTCTCGTGGAGGGCGGGCCGCTGCCGCTGGACGTGCTCACCCACGTCGAGGCGGCCTGGGATCGTCACGGCAGGGGCTGGGGCGGAGAGGTCTGA
- a CDS encoding phosphatidylserine decarboxylase translates to MRLFRLLPLAAAGLLTWYVRKVHRFRDPVRVVGAGADAGGDRGADTVLSPADGLVSFVRRVSNGQIQAGLSGTPLRLRDVLGAPGADGWLLGILVGPLDVHYTYQPVGGKITAVTHRGSRADVPLLSLPALLGVLTGRVPELLETRGALENERLSVSTQTGQGDVTVTLVGPGSGLNALPFLREGDQGRVAHKLAFVPEGALVLLHLPEALVPLVSVGDRVVGTQTVIAQTVTAQG, encoded by the coding sequence ATGCGCCTGTTCCGCCTTCTGCCGCTGGCCGCCGCCGGGCTGCTGACCTGGTATGTCCGGAAGGTTCACCGCTTCCGCGACCCGGTACGGGTGGTCGGCGCGGGGGCCGATGCGGGGGGCGACAGGGGGGCCGACACGGTGCTGAGCCCGGCCGACGGCCTGGTGAGCTTCGTGCGCCGGGTGAGCAACGGGCAGATCCAGGCAGGGCTGAGCGGCACGCCGCTGCGGCTGCGCGACGTGCTGGGTGCGCCGGGCGCCGACGGCTGGCTGCTGGGCATCCTGGTCGGGCCGCTGGACGTGCATTACACCTACCAGCCGGTGGGCGGGAAGATCACGGCCGTGACCCACCGGGGCAGCCGGGCAGACGTGCCGCTGCTGAGCCTGCCCGCGCTGCTCGGCGTGCTGACCGGCCGGGTGCCGGAACTGCTGGAGACCCGCGGGGCGCTGGAGAACGAGCGCCTGAGCGTGAGCACCCAGACCGGGCAGGGCGACGTCACCGTGACCCTGGTGGGGCCGGGCAGCGGCCTGAACGCCCTGCCCTTCCTGCGCGAGGGCGACCAGGGCCGAGTCGCCCACAAGCTGGCGTTCGTGCCCGAAGGCGCCCTGGTGCTGCTGCATCTGCCGGAGGCCCTGGTGCCGCTGGTCAGCGTGGGCGACCGAGTGGTGGGCACCCAGACGGTGATCGCGCAGACCGTGACCGCGCAGGGTTGA
- a CDS encoding ABC transporter ATP-binding protein has translation MLSRPSSYAVPTGPDGKRVKRDPKQLARLLAYARPYRALFVLGVAATLLSSGLNLVFPKLFGSLIDASFLKVGSTDTGVLDRTVLLLLGVFALSALFGAAQSYLLARVGAGVVADLRRALFSHLLTLSPRFFGDHKTGDLTSRLTADVGTVQGVTSSALAQLAAQTVTLVGSLALLVTTSARLSLLTLAVIPLVIGTAFTIGRRIRKVSREVQDAVAGANASAEEAISGVRVVQSFTAENVERGRYGQGVNLSFLAALRRARLQALMSGVMSFLTFSSLALVLWYGGRQVMAGAMTPGNLVTFLFYALQVGGTVAALTGIFNQFQEALGASGRIFELLDERSDLPQAPQPAPLSRAEGRVAFQDVRFSYGGVEVLKSLNLQVPAGQVVALVGPSGAGKTTLVNLIPRFWDVSGGSLLIDDRDVRDYALEDLRAQVGLVPQETLLFSGTVRENILYGRPDATPPEVEAAARAANVHEFVTAFEHGYDTVVGERGVKLSGGQRQRIAIARAILKDPRILILDEATSALDNESEALVQSALERLMQGRTTFVIAHRLSTIRGADRILVLDAGQIVEDGPHAQLLAAGGLYRDLYELQFRAQQEGRAELV, from the coding sequence ATGCTCTCGCGCCCCAGTTCCTACGCCGTGCCGACCGGGCCAGACGGCAAGCGCGTCAAACGTGACCCCAAGCAGCTCGCGCGGCTGCTGGCCTACGCCCGGCCCTACCGCGCGCTGTTCGTGCTGGGCGTGGCGGCCACGCTGCTGTCCAGCGGCCTGAATCTGGTCTTTCCCAAACTCTTCGGCAGCCTGATCGACGCCTCCTTCCTCAAGGTGGGCAGCACCGATACGGGGGTGCTCGACCGCACCGTGCTGCTGCTGCTGGGCGTGTTCGCGCTCTCGGCGCTGTTCGGGGCGGCGCAGTCATACCTGCTGGCGCGCGTGGGGGCCGGCGTGGTGGCCGATCTGCGCCGCGCGCTTTTCTCTCACCTGCTCACCCTTTCGCCGCGCTTTTTCGGCGACCACAAGACCGGCGACCTCACCAGCCGCCTGACCGCCGACGTGGGCACCGTGCAGGGCGTGACGAGTTCCGCGCTGGCGCAGCTCGCCGCGCAGACGGTCACGCTGGTCGGCTCGCTGGCGCTGCTGGTGACCACCAGCGCCCGGCTCAGCCTGCTGACCCTGGCGGTGATCCCGCTGGTGATCGGCACGGCCTTCACCATCGGCCGGCGCATCCGCAAGGTCAGCCGCGAGGTGCAGGACGCCGTGGCGGGGGCCAACGCCAGCGCCGAGGAAGCCATCAGCGGCGTGCGCGTGGTGCAGAGCTTCACGGCCGAGAACGTCGAGCGCGGCCGCTACGGCCAGGGCGTGAACCTGAGCTTCCTGGCGGCCCTCCGGCGCGCCCGGCTGCAGGCGCTGATGAGCGGGGTCATGAGCTTCCTGACCTTCTCCTCGCTGGCGCTGGTGCTGTGGTACGGCGGGCGGCAGGTCATGGCCGGCGCGATGACGCCCGGTAACCTCGTCACGTTCCTGTTCTACGCGCTGCAGGTCGGCGGCACGGTCGCGGCGCTGACCGGCATCTTCAACCAGTTCCAGGAGGCGCTGGGCGCTTCAGGCCGGATCTTCGAGCTGCTCGACGAGCGCAGCGACCTGCCCCAGGCCCCCCAGCCCGCCCCGCTGAGCCGCGCCGAGGGGCGCGTGGCGTTTCAGGACGTGCGCTTCAGCTACGGCGGCGTGGAGGTCTTGAAGTCGCTGAACCTGCAGGTGCCCGCCGGGCAGGTCGTGGCGCTGGTCGGCCCCAGCGGGGCGGGGAAGACCACCCTGGTCAACCTGATCCCGCGCTTCTGGGACGTCAGCGGCGGCTCGCTGCTGATCGACGACCGCGACGTGCGTGACTACGCCCTGGAGGATCTGCGCGCCCAGGTGGGCCTGGTGCCGCAGGAAACCCTGCTGTTTTCCGGCACCGTGCGCGAGAACATCCTGTACGGCCGCCCCGATGCCACGCCGCCCGAGGTCGAGGCCGCCGCCCGCGCTGCCAACGTCCACGAGTTCGTCACGGCCTTCGAGCACGGCTACGACACGGTGGTGGGCGAACGCGGCGTGAAGCTCTCGGGCGGCCAGCGCCAGCGCATCGCGATTGCCCGCGCCATCCTGAAAGACCCGCGCATCCTGATCCTGGATGAAGCGACCTCCGCCCTGGACAACGAGTCCGAGGCCCTGGTGCAGTCGGCCCTGGAGCGGCTGATGCAGGGCCGCACGACCTTCGTCATCGCCCACCGCCTGAGCACCATCCGGGGCGCCGACCGCATTCTGGTGCTGGACGCCGGGCAGATCGTGGAGGACGGCCCCCACGCGCAGCTGCTGGCGGCGGGCGGCCTGTACCGCGACCTCTACGAACTGCAGTTCCGCGCCCAGCAGGAGGGCCGCGCCGAGCTGGTCTAG